A genomic region of Raphanus sativus cultivar WK10039 chromosome 6, ASM80110v3, whole genome shotgun sequence contains the following coding sequences:
- the LOC108805708 gene encoding mediator of RNA polymerase II transcription subunit 10b, whose protein sequence is MDPAQNTSAAGIGGSNGTTTTIGYDGTATASEDSKENLNQVINSIQKTLGLLHQLHLTVSSFTPASQLHLLQRLNSLVSELNSMAKLSEKCNIQVPMEVLSLIDDGKNPDEFTRDVINSCVARNQVTKGKTDAFKDLRKHILEELEETFPDEVDKYREIRAASAAEAKRQAQAQSVLLPNGDAKVKNEL, encoded by the exons ATGGATCCAGCACAGAACACAAGCGCAGCAGGGATTGGTGGAAGCAATGGTACAACGACGACGATTGGATATGATGGAACTGCAACTGCGTCTGAAGATTCGAAGGAGAATCTGAACCAAGTCATAAACTCCATTCAGAAGACTTTGGGACTCCTTCATCAGTTACACCTTACTGTCTCTTCTTTCACTCCCGCTTCTCAGCTTCATCTCCTCCAGCGCCT CAACTCTCTCGTGTCGGAGCTGAATAGCATGGCTAAGTTGTCCGAGAAATGCAACATTCAAGTCCCCATGGAGGTTCTTAG CTTGATTGATGATGGAAAGAACCCGGATGAGTTTACAAGGGATGTTATTAATAGCTGCGTTGCCAGGAATCAAGTTACAAAGGGCAAGACTGATGCTTTTAAG GATTTGAGAAAACATATTCTGGAGGAGCTTGAAGAGACATTTCCGGATGAAGTTGATAAGTACAGAGAGATCCGTGCTGCCTCTGCCGCT GAAGCGAAACGGCAGGCGCAAGCGCAAAGTGTGTTGTTACCCAATGGGGATGCTAAGGTCAAGAACGAGCTATAA
- the LOC108805707 gene encoding vesicle transport v-SNARE 12 — protein sequence MSEVFEGYERQYCELSTNLSRKCHSASLLPHGEEKKEKLVEIKSGMDEADVLIRKMDLEARSLQPSAKAVCLSKLREYKSDLNQLKKEFKRVSSPDANQSTREELLESGLADVHAVSADQSGRLAMSMERLDQSSDRIRESRRLMLETEEVAISVVENLSQQRQTLLHAHSKLQGVDDAIDKSKKVLTAMSRRMSRNKWIVGSVIVALILAIILIISYKLSH from the exons ATGAGCGAGGTATTTGAAGGGTACGAGAGACAGTACTGCGAGCTCTCAACCAATCTCTCCAGAAAATGTCATTCTGCCTCGCTTCTCCCCCACGGAG aagagaagaaggagaagcttGTTGAGATCAAGTCTGGAATGGACGAGGCTGATGTCTTG ATCCGGAAAATGGATCTTGAGGCAAGAAGTTTGCAGCCGAGTGCTAAAGCTGTCTGTCTTTCCAAACTAAGAGAGTATAAATCTGATTTGAACCAACTCAAGAAAGAATTCAAACGAGTCTCTTCCCCAGATGCTAACCAATCTACACGTGAAGAACTTCTGGAATCCGGATTGGCTGATGTGCACGcg GTATCAGCTGATCAGAGCGGGAGATTGGCAATGTCAATGGAGAGGCTTGACCAATCAAGCGACAGAATCAGGGAGAGTAGAAGACTAATGCTGGAGACAGAAGAGGTTGCTATTTCAGTTGTTGAAAATCTCAGTCAGCAACGCCAAACCCTCCTTCACGCTCACTCTAAG CTTCAGGGTGTGGATGATGCCATTGACAAGAGTAAGAAAGTGTTGACTGCTATGTCTAGAAGAATGTCGAGGAACAAATGGATCGTTGGTTCCGTCATCGTGGCTCTCATTCTCGCCATCATCTTGATCATCTCATACAAGCTTTCTCATTGA